A region of Streptomyces deccanensis DNA encodes the following proteins:
- a CDS encoding NAD(P)-dependent alcohol dehydrogenase, with the protein MTTTVAAYAAPAAKAPLERTTIERREVGEFDVLIDIKYAGICHSDIHQAREGWGEAIFPMVPGHEIAGVVEAVGSGVTKFAVGDKVGVGCMVDSCRECENCQAGLEQYCLKGNVGTYNAIGKDGEPTYGGYAEKIVVDEAFTLRIPDGIALDEAAPLLCAGITTYSPLKHWNAGPGKKVAVVGLGGLGHMGVKLAHALGAEVTVLSQSLKKREDGLKLGADHYYATSDEATFKELAGTFDLIVSTVSAPLNLDAYLSLLKTDGAFVNVGAPEEPVALNLFSVIAGRKTLAGSGIGGIPETQEMLDFCAEHGIGAEIELIRADQINEAYERVLASDVRYRFVIDTSTI; encoded by the coding sequence ATGACCACCACTGTTGCCGCCTACGCGGCGCCCGCCGCCAAGGCTCCGCTGGAGCGCACCACGATCGAGCGCCGCGAGGTCGGTGAGTTCGACGTACTGATCGACATCAAGTACGCCGGTATCTGCCACTCGGACATCCACCAGGCCCGTGAGGGCTGGGGCGAGGCGATCTTCCCGATGGTCCCCGGCCACGAGATCGCCGGCGTCGTCGAGGCCGTCGGCTCCGGCGTCACCAAGTTCGCCGTCGGTGACAAGGTCGGCGTCGGCTGCATGGTCGACTCCTGCCGCGAGTGCGAGAACTGCCAGGCGGGCCTGGAGCAGTACTGCCTCAAGGGCAACGTCGGCACGTACAACGCCATCGGCAAGGACGGCGAGCCCACCTACGGCGGCTACGCGGAGAAGATCGTCGTCGACGAGGCCTTCACCCTGCGCATCCCCGACGGCATCGCGCTCGACGAGGCCGCGCCCCTGCTGTGCGCCGGCATCACCACGTACTCCCCGCTCAAGCACTGGAACGCCGGCCCCGGCAAGAAGGTCGCCGTCGTCGGTCTCGGCGGCCTCGGCCACATGGGCGTCAAGCTCGCGCACGCGCTGGGCGCCGAGGTGACCGTGCTCTCGCAGTCCCTCAAGAAGCGCGAGGACGGCCTGAAGCTGGGCGCCGACCACTACTACGCGACCAGCGACGAGGCGACGTTCAAGGAGCTGGCGGGCACCTTCGACCTGATCGTGTCGACGGTCTCGGCGCCCCTGAACCTGGACGCCTACCTCTCCCTGCTGAAGACCGACGGCGCCTTCGTGAACGTCGGCGCGCCCGAGGAGCCCGTCGCCCTCAACCTCTTCTCCGTCATCGCCGGCCGCAAGACCCTCGCGGGCTCCGGCATCGGCGGCATCCCGGAGACCCAGGAGATGCTGGACTTCTGCGCCGAGCACGGCATCGGTGCCGAGATCGAGCTGATCCGCGCGGACCAGATCAACGAGGCGTACGAGCGGGTGCTGGCGAGCGACGTGCGCTACCGCTTCGTGATCGACACGTCGACGATCTGA
- a CDS encoding S8 family peptidase, whose translation MASAVVVTAGTTLGTTAGLTGQASAISERADGVTLAAPDARGARIGASHRITLVTGDRVLVDAEGRVLGLERAKGREGVPVQLRTAGGHTYVLPADAARLIATGRVDERLFDVTVLNRSTTRASQKQGLKLIVGYTGTAAGARADVREAGDTEVRRTLKTLNADAVLTPKGDAAALWKAVTDTDGTTATGVAHLWLDGVRKVSLDTSVSRIGAPKAWKAGYDGKGVTIAVLDTGVDATHPDLKGQVTAAKNFSTSPDTTDKYGHGTHVASIAAGTGAKSKGRYKGVAPGAKLLNGKVLSDEGYGDDSSIIAGMEWAAAQGADVVNLSLGGGDTPEVDPMEAEINKLSAEKGILFAVAAGNEGDAARTVGSPGSAAAALTVGAVDDKDRIAPFSSRGPGMDGQIKPDVTAPGVAITAAAAPGSVIEEEVGQKPAGYLTISGTSMATPHVAGTAALLKQRHPDWTYAELKAVLVASAKGGPYTPFEQGSGRIRVDRAIKQRVVADPVSVDFGVQEWPHTDDKPVTRKLTYDNLGTKAVTLNLSIAGTAPNGKPAPAGFFRLGAKKVTVPARGRASVKVTVDTRLGGGLDGAYSGYVVAEGGGQGVRTAVAVQREEESYDVTLKMIDRDGGPAEHHMLDLTGISGLAEGTWFTPYDKDGTVELRVPEGTYVFNAGIVVDPKDYGKGAAWLSRPTLTVDRTTSLTLDARKTKPVDITVPDTAAEPVFAAPEFTLLVGDSGYTFGWLLDTYEGFRTAHLGPQITGGRLSQNWVGQWTEGDTEQYAVATGGKVTKLATGFTKRWKKSELSTVRTGLGSSAAGRTGAVIPWAWLPDSPASPAVGVPGPLPGTRTLHLSAVRGVKWSLDFEQYGAEDEQGFPLLDAYYTTGDSQTFEAGKTYARTFNVGVFGPKIAGFYGIRRDGNTVYGLLPMFADGRGHAGASFYEKVTTFLHRDGEKLASSEDALDGSGQFKVPAGLATYRLTTSISRSAELARAASRIDASWTFTSQKTASDTKLPVSTVRFGAPFLGLDSTAPAGSEGTVRVTVQGAARGQNLKSLTVYVSGDGKKWTKVALKNSRFTQRTPAAGDSVSLRAVVTDRKGNRSTVTIHDAYFGR comes from the coding sequence ATGGCGTCGGCCGTGGTGGTCACGGCGGGGACGACTCTGGGGACGACGGCGGGCCTGACCGGCCAGGCGTCCGCGATATCCGAGCGCGCCGACGGCGTGACCCTGGCCGCCCCCGACGCCCGGGGGGCGCGGATCGGGGCGAGCCACCGCATCACCCTCGTCACCGGTGACCGCGTGCTCGTCGACGCCGAGGGCCGGGTGCTCGGCCTGGAGCGGGCGAAAGGCCGTGAGGGCGTGCCGGTGCAGCTGCGCACGGCCGGCGGCCACACCTATGTGCTGCCGGCCGACGCCGCCCGGCTCATCGCCACCGGAAGGGTCGACGAACGGCTCTTCGACGTCACCGTGCTGAACCGTTCGACGACCCGCGCCTCCCAGAAGCAGGGCCTCAAACTGATCGTCGGCTACACGGGAACCGCCGCCGGCGCCCGCGCCGACGTACGGGAAGCCGGTGACACCGAGGTCCGGCGCACCCTGAAGACCCTGAACGCCGACGCGGTGCTCACCCCGAAGGGCGACGCCGCCGCGCTGTGGAAGGCGGTCACCGACACCGACGGCACCACCGCCACCGGGGTCGCGCACCTCTGGCTGGACGGCGTTCGCAAGGTCAGCCTCGACACGTCGGTCTCCCGGATCGGCGCCCCCAAGGCCTGGAAGGCGGGCTACGACGGCAAGGGCGTCACCATCGCGGTCCTGGACACCGGCGTCGACGCCACCCACCCCGACCTCAAGGGCCAGGTCACGGCCGCCAAGAACTTCTCCACCTCGCCCGACACCACCGACAAGTACGGTCACGGCACGCACGTCGCCTCCATCGCGGCGGGCACCGGGGCGAAGTCCAAGGGCAGGTACAAGGGCGTCGCGCCGGGCGCGAAGCTGCTCAACGGCAAGGTGCTGAGCGACGAGGGCTACGGGGACGACTCGTCCATCATCGCGGGCATGGAGTGGGCCGCCGCGCAGGGCGCCGACGTGGTCAACCTCAGCCTGGGCGGCGGCGACACCCCCGAGGTCGACCCGATGGAGGCGGAGATCAACAAGCTCTCCGCCGAGAAGGGCATCCTCTTCGCGGTCGCCGCCGGCAACGAGGGCGACGCGGCGCGGACGGTCGGCTCGCCGGGCAGCGCCGCCGCCGCGCTCACCGTGGGCGCCGTCGACGACAAGGACAGGATCGCCCCGTTCTCCAGCCGGGGCCCCGGCATGGACGGACAGATCAAGCCCGACGTGACCGCTCCCGGTGTCGCCATCACCGCCGCCGCGGCCCCGGGCAGCGTCATCGAGGAGGAGGTCGGCCAGAAACCCGCCGGGTACTTGACGATCTCCGGCACGTCGATGGCCACCCCGCATGTCGCGGGTACCGCCGCCCTCCTCAAGCAGCGGCACCCGGACTGGACGTACGCCGAACTGAAGGCCGTCCTCGTCGCGTCCGCCAAGGGCGGCCCGTACACGCCGTTCGAGCAGGGCTCGGGCCGGATCCGCGTCGACCGGGCGATCAAGCAGCGGGTGGTCGCCGACCCGGTCTCCGTCGACTTCGGCGTCCAGGAGTGGCCGCACACCGATGACAAGCCGGTCACCAGGAAGCTCACCTACGACAACCTCGGCACCAAGGCCGTCACGCTCAACCTCTCGATCGCCGGCACCGCCCCGAACGGCAAGCCCGCCCCGGCCGGCTTCTTCCGGCTCGGCGCGAAGAAGGTCACCGTCCCGGCGCGAGGCAGGGCCTCCGTGAAGGTCACCGTCGACACCCGGCTCGGCGGCGGACTCGACGGGGCCTACTCGGGGTACGTCGTCGCCGAGGGCGGCGGCCAGGGCGTACGCACGGCGGTGGCCGTGCAGCGCGAGGAGGAGTCGTACGACGTCACGCTGAAGATGATCGACCGGGACGGCGGGCCCGCCGAGCACCACATGCTCGACCTGACCGGGATCTCCGGGCTCGCCGAGGGCACGTGGTTCACGCCGTACGACAAGGACGGCACGGTCGAGCTGCGGGTGCCGGAGGGGACGTACGTCTTCAACGCCGGGATCGTCGTGGACCCGAAGGACTACGGCAAGGGAGCGGCCTGGCTCTCCCGGCCGACCCTCACCGTCGACCGGACGACCTCCCTCACGCTGGACGCCCGCAAGACGAAACCCGTGGACATCACCGTGCCCGACACCGCCGCCGAACCAGTCTTCGCGGCACCCGAGTTCACCCTGCTGGTCGGCGACAGCGGGTACACCTTCGGATGGCTGCTCGACACGTACGAGGGGTTCCGGACCGCGCATCTCGGTCCGCAGATCACGGGCGGCCGGCTCAGTCAGAACTGGGTGGGCCAGTGGACCGAGGGCGACACCGAGCAGTACGCCGTCGCCACCGGAGGCAAGGTCACGAAGCTGGCCACCGGCTTCACCAAGCGCTGGAAGAAGAGCGAACTGTCCACCGTGCGGACCGGCCTGGGCTCCTCCGCCGCGGGGAGGACCGGCGCCGTCATCCCCTGGGCCTGGCTCCCCGACAGCCCCGCCTCACCCGCCGTCGGCGTGCCGGGGCCCCTGCCCGGCACCCGCACGCTGCACCTGTCCGCCGTGCGCGGAGTGAAGTGGAGCCTCGACTTCGAGCAGTACGGCGCCGAGGACGAACAGGGCTTCCCGCTGCTCGACGCGTACTACACGACCGGCGACAGTCAGACCTTCGAGGCGGGAAAAACGTACGCCCGGACCTTCAACGTCGGGGTCTTCGGCCCGAAGATCGCCGGGTTCTACGGCATCCGCCGCGACGGGAACACGGTGTACGGCCTGCTGCCGATGTTCGCCGACGGGCGCGGACACGCCGGGGCCTCCTTCTACGAGAAGGTCACGACCTTCCTCCACCGCGACGGGGAGAAGCTCGCCTCCAGCGAGGACGCGCTGGACGGGTCCGGGCAGTTCAAGGTGCCGGCGGGCCTCGCCACCTACCGTCTGACGACGTCCATCTCCCGCTCCGCCGAGCTGGCCCGGGCCGCCTCCCGGATCGACGCGAGCTGGACCTTCACCTCGCAGAAGACCGCGAGCGACACGAAACTCCCGGTCTCGACCGTCCGTTTCGGCGCCCCGTTCCTGGGGCTCGACAGCACCGCCCCGGCCGGCAGCGAGGGCACCGTCCGCGTCACCGTGCAGGGTGCGGCCCGGGGCCAAAACCTCAAGTCGCTGACCGTGTACGTGTCCGGCGACGGCAAGAAGTGGACCAAGGTCGCCCTGAAGAACAGCAGGTTCACCCAGAGGACCCCGGCGGCGGGCGACAGCGTCTCCCTGCGAGCCGTCGTGACCGACAGGAAGGGGAACAGGTCGACGGTGACGATCCACGACGCGTACTTCGGCAGGTGA
- a CDS encoding helix-turn-helix transcriptional regulator, with product MDEQPETPREPQAGQAAGALDRRAELSEFLRTRRARLQPEDVGLPTFGRHRRVPGLRREELAQLAGVSVAYYTRLEQGNGRNVSAEVLDAIARALRLNDAEHAHLTHLAKPKAHKKKRSARPQQVRGALRQLIDTLDGVPAYVTGRRSDILVWNRMAAAVFGDWSALPPQERNWARMVFLRPDYRDLYVDWDQKAADIVSYLRMDAGCHPDDPLLSALVGELSVKSEEFRRLWAAHDVKEKSHGVKRMHHPLVGELTLSFETFKLPDDHEQSLITYHAEPGSPSADALRLLASWGTDANRASTATP from the coding sequence ATGGACGAACAGCCCGAAACCCCGCGGGAGCCCCAGGCCGGTCAGGCCGCCGGGGCGCTGGACCGGCGCGCCGAGCTCAGCGAGTTCCTGCGCACCCGGCGGGCCCGGCTGCAGCCGGAGGACGTGGGCCTGCCCACCTTCGGGCGGCACCGCCGGGTTCCCGGGCTGCGCCGGGAGGAGCTGGCGCAGCTCGCCGGGGTGTCGGTGGCGTACTACACGCGGCTGGAGCAGGGCAACGGGCGCAATGTGTCGGCGGAGGTGCTCGACGCCATCGCGCGCGCCCTCCGGCTGAACGACGCGGAGCACGCCCACCTCACGCATCTCGCGAAGCCGAAGGCGCACAAGAAGAAGCGCTCGGCCCGGCCGCAGCAGGTGCGGGGCGCCCTGCGGCAGCTGATCGACACCCTCGACGGCGTTCCGGCGTACGTCACGGGCCGGCGCTCGGACATCCTGGTGTGGAACCGGATGGCGGCGGCGGTCTTCGGGGACTGGTCGGCGCTGCCGCCGCAGGAACGGAACTGGGCGCGGATGGTGTTCCTGCGGCCCGACTACCGGGATCTGTACGTCGACTGGGATCAGAAGGCGGCCGACATCGTCAGCTATCTGCGGATGGACGCGGGCTGCCATCCGGACGATCCGCTGCTGTCGGCGCTGGTGGGCGAGTTGTCGGTGAAGAGCGAGGAGTTCCGGCGGCTGTGGGCGGCGCACGACGTGAAGGAGAAGAGCCACGGGGTGAAGCGCATGCACCACCCCCTGGTCGGTGAACTCACCCTCTCCTTCGAGACGTTCAAGCTCCCCGACGACCACGAGCAGAGCCTGATCACCTACCACGCCGAGCCGGGCTCGCCCTCCGCCGACGCCCTGCGTCTCCTGGCCAGCTGGGGCACGGACGCGAACCGGGCGTCGACGGCGACGCCGTAG